aataaatgaggtgctccttatatagaccaatccCAGGGTACGATCAGGTGGGTCCCTTGTGTTTagatagcgacctgttgataATGACCCATGGTTGGTTATCTTCGTGATAGTGCCGGTAGGGGTCTTTCCAATATTGCCGGTAGCCCTTCTGTTCCTGATATGACCAGTTTACCTGCAGGTTAAGTTTACCTACggggagttctgccggtaccacgtggtgccggtaggacaccccgtacaGATGGTAGTTCGACATTGATTATAAAGATGTAAATGGGGACCGTTAGCAGAAGCAGAAGCAGAAGCAGAAGCAGTAGCGAGGGCAGAGAGTGAAGCAACAATGATGGTGGTAGAAGCACCGACGCAGGCACGCAGCACTCCAAAGAGCGGATTTGAGGACAAAACCCTACTTCTGGAGGTGGTAAACGGAATTAAGGAAGAAATTATGCCATGGTTGGAGGAGGCGACATGAAATCCAGTCGATTTCAGCTTTGTTGCAGGCGGACAAATGAAGGCGGGAGAGGAGAGAGCGGCGGAGAGGCTTGAGTGATGGCGGACAAATAATTGGGGCGACTCGACGGAGAATCTTGGGAAGGAGGCGGCGAGATGGTTCTGGCGACCTGTCAAGGAAGAGATTGAAGAGACAGACGGTTTTGGTGTTGTGGTGCAGGAGGAAGGCCGGAAGGGTTAGGGTAGAGGAGAACGAGAAGtgcttgaaattttggcaaGGAATTGAATAAGGCTGGTAAACGCGAggtcttttcctttttttaagaTGTTTAGGACAATTTCAAATGCTACGATTTACCATAAAATGCTGCAAATTACTAAATTTAGCGGATATGCtgcatttttatttaaaatgcGGTAAATAATGACAGTCCTCTGTCTAAAACGATTATAATTTACCGCATAAGTAGAAAACGCGACAATTGAAGTGCGGCAAATCCCCTTTATTCTACTAGTGAAATAAAGTGCATAATTTCAGGAGCTGTGGCCTATAATGGAAGAAATTACATACAGCTCCTCCCAGCAATTCATCCCTCTCTTTTGCCCCTTGCATCCGCCTTCGGTTTCCCATAAAGTACTTGTGTAAATTCTTTGAGTGAATATGCCTCTTCAGCAACTTGTTCAACCTTTCTGGTTGACAATAAAATACAATTATGTTCAGCATAAAAACATCTTTGTAGGAAAAACAAATCCAGTAGAGAAGCAGTAAACTTTTCTGAATTATGTTCAGCTTGTAAACAGTACGAAAAACAAAGAAATCAGACAACCAGTAAAATTTTCTAAGCAACAGAACGGAAGCAGGACAGTGATAATCTCTATGTATTACTGCTACTTTGTCTAATGAAAGAGCTCATATGAAATAAGGCAGCATTATTTTGAACAAAGATACATGACAATCTCAAATCTGATTAACCTATCACAGCAGAAGACAAATGACTATCCCAAATTCGAACAACTCGCCTCCACAGGACATTTCAATTGTGTTTCCAGTGAATTTAGTTCAATTTTACAATTGGATAAAACAAAGCAATTGCCAATTGGAGCAAATGCTAGCTTCAATTACGACTCAGTGTATCACCGAGTTTATACTATGTATCACGTCAGACACCTATAGAAGTTATTGCCTGAATTTGAGCTGGAAATCTAGTTAAGAACTCCTCTTCTACCAACTAAAATAGGCAAAAATCAAACTCAGAATCGTATGCAAATATTAAAGCAAAAGATCTTATTCAAACTAGATAGAATTGCATACAGACACACTCCCTAAGAGAAATCCACCTTACTCAAACCAGCCAAATGTTACAATTAAAATCATGGATGAGTTCCGAAATCATGTCAAAATCATTCAAAAACCACACAAAAAAtgatatcaatcggaaatcaagaTCAATTGAATGAAAAATTGATGAcagcaacaaaaacaaaaaaaccctAAGAGAGAGAACCTTTTCCATAGATCCCCCTGATGCAACATCTATTGGATGTCTGCTGTGCGACTGCAAAACATCATTTGTGAGTCAGGTTTCTATACGTGCCGAAGTCCATTTAAATTGTCTCTAACAAAAGTTAAAGAGAAAAAAGCATGAGGGTTGTTTAGTGACAAGACAgaaaattatcaaaagaatTACCACGATGATGATTTGTTTCCTCAGCTTAAGCACCAAATACTCCGCCGATTCCACAAATGATCGACCAAACCCTTAGACACTGGTAACATTTTTATCATACTCCACGAAATCCGCATGATCTATAACAAACACATCGATATATCCAGCATCTTTCATATGCTCAAACAACCCTTCTAGTGTGGGATATATCGCATATGATAGTTCCATGGATGGATCCCCTACCAAGAATGGTTCAAAACCACTTCCTATGTCAACCCAAGCACAACCTGGGGGCTTTAGCACCCCCAATTCCCTCATAAATGTCCGAACTTTTGCCAGCTTGTCCCAACAACCAGCAGCAGCGTACATATTAGCAATCAACACATAGTACCCTGGATTTCTCGGCAtcaattccaacaatttctcaGCTGCCCACTCTCCTAAATCTATGTTTCGATGAATTTGACATGCTCCGATTACGGTAGCCCATATATCGACACTTGGTTCATAAGACATCCTTCTAATGATCTCTTCAGCTTTCTTAAGCAACCCAGACCTACCAAAAAAGTCCACCATGCATGCATAGTGCTCCAAACAGGGTCTTATACCATACACAGTCCACATTTTTTCAAACAGCAACTGACCCTGAATCACAAGACCTGAGTGGCTATATGCTGATAAAACAGCGAccagattattaataatatcAGGTTTGATTCCAGAACTATTCATCTCCTCAAAGAGTTTAAATGCAACTTCACCTTCTCCTAGAACACCATAGCCAGTTATTAAAGAAGTATATGTGATGACATCCTTCCTGCTCAATAAATTAAACACCTTTTGGGCCTCTGAAATTTTTGCTGCTCTTGCATACATCTCCACTAAAGCATTCCATGATAGCAAATATTCACTGAATTCTTGATGCTTGATAATGAAGCAGTGGAGTTCTTTTCCATGTTGCAGATTTGCTACTCGAGCACACAAGGGAAGAATGCTCGCTATGATAACATAATTTGGTCGAAAACCACAAAGCAACATCTCTCGAAAGAGAAAGGAGGTTTCCTCATATTTTCCATAACGTGCATAACCTGAGATTATCGAATTCCAAGAAATTATATCTTTTTCTTCCATCTGTTGGAACACAATATTTGCATGTCTGGTCTTGACACCAGGCATACATGGTTATCAATGCATTCTGAACGTTCAGGAATTTAGCTGAAATGAACTGATAAATTTGAGCAGaaaattaatgattaaaatatatttaatttgctTGATGGATGAAAAACACAAAAGGGGATAAAAGTAGTGACTTGAGGCCACCAATCTCTAGGTTTAGTGACTTGAGGTCACCACTCTCTAAAGCCTATGCTTTACCAAATTCTCAACATGACTCTCATAACCTAATGTGCCCTTATTTATATCCTCTTTACTCTAACTACTTAATTTGTCTTCTTCCTAAGGATACTAGTATTAATACTACTTGCACTACCCATTATAACCTTTACTATTTAGTTCATTACAATACCGACCCCCTAAACTTccaccttgtcctcaaggtggaTAGAAGTTTGCACTGACTTCTTGGCGCCGATAACAATGATCCTTGTCCTCCTTGCGGCCCAAACTGAGAGCGAGTTGTTGAATGAATTGCAGCTTGTCCTCAAGGTGCTTAAGCATGGAATACAATTGCATCTTGTCATCTTCAAAATTTTGTTGCCACTTGTTTTGTAGCACTTCATTGGTAATTGTCAGGGTGATGGGCATTAGCTTGGCTATGAAATAGAAATTCATTAACTGGTCATGAAATAGTATGGAATTTTGGTTAAAATGGGTGGTGTAATTGAGATGGTAAGTGTAAAGCGAGTACGGGTCGGGGGGAATGGTGTTCGGGTTTGGGTTGTACCAAAGTGAGCAGGAAACATAAATTGGGTTGTGTTGGTTCCTGTAGTTATGGGTGGAACTATGGGTGGAACTGGTGTGGTTTTCATTTGATATGGAAATGGATCTAAAGCTCATAAGCCCAACTGTAAGCTTGTTTAATTTGGGCTCAAAGTAAGCAGGCCCATTTTCTTGAATTTCCTTAGTTGTATCAGTTGCAAGTGGCCTAAAAACATTAAATCCAGTTGTACCATCTATTAGGCCTTTGACCATGCTTCCCTTATCTTCCACATTAGGGTTCTTCAGCAAACCCACGACAAGTTCAACTGTGGTTCTCCCATACACCTCCTCTCCTTGGTTCTTCTGGAAGGCTGCTTTAACACTCCATCTTCTACCACCAGTCATACTGCCGGCAACACCAACTTCGAGGCAGCCACCCGCGGAGTAACCCGGGCCCCCACCAGAACCACTAGCTCCTGATCCACCCTTCACGAATCTGCCTCCCTCCTTCTCCAGGCCACCGCAAGTGGTGGTTCCACCACCCAAATTACACTTTTCGTTAAAGAAACCAGGACCACCATGTTCAAATACTTCTACAGGTTGTCTATCTAACAAAACACCAACATCACCACTCACTCTACCTTGTCTAGCAAGGCCTGGTCCTCCGCCGGAGCCGCTGCCTCCAGCACCTCCCCTCTCAAATTTCCTCTTCTTTCGATTCCTTATGAGAACATCAGACACGCCACCAGCATAGCCTCCTAATCCTTGACCTCCGCTCATCCTACCACCAAAATCCTTGACAACGAAACTGCAACATGAGGCTCCTTTTCCAGCATCTGGTGCCTCTGCATTTCCGCCGGTGACAAAGGGTAGATTTTCTCTAGATCCACTTCTCTGCAGATTTGCATGCTCCACCACTTCCACTTCAACCACCTCTGAATTCGCCACTACCTTTTTCTCTTCCTCTTTGAGTATCTCTTCTCTAATTTCAGTAAATTTCTCTTTgatttccttcaattcttgcCGTAACAAAGAAAAGATCGGAGAAAGACCTTCCATAATATTTTTCACTAAATCTTCCTTACATTTTTGGAGAATCTCATCCCACTTCTCCTGTGATTTCTGATCAGAACTGTTAACatccatttttttattttatttttttgttttattggaAACTCGGAAAATCAGATCTCTCCCAGAATTGTACCGCTCTGATACCAAGTGAAATGAACTGATAAATTTGAGTAGaaaattaatgattaaaatatatttaatttttttgatgGATGAAAAACACAAAAGGGGATAAAAGTAGTGACTTGAGGCCACCAATCTCTAGGTTTAGTGACTTGAGGTCACCACTCTCCAAAGCCTAAGCTTTACCAAATTCTCAACATGACTCTCATAACCTAATGTGCCCTTATTTATATCCTCTTTACTCTAACTACTTAATTTGTCTTCTTCCTAAGGATACTAGTATTAATACTACTTGCACTACCCATTATAACCTTTACTATTTAGTTCATTACATTAGCACAACCACCACAGATAGTAAATGCATGCATCTCCTTCCCTACTTTTATAGCTCCTGTATGAGAGCAAGCGCTCAGCCCACTGGCCATTGTAACAGCATCCAACTTAATGGCGCATACTCTCATTTGAGAAAGCAAATCAAGTGCTCTCACATAGTTTCCAGTTCGCAAACACCCACCAATAATGGTGTTCCATGTTATAATGCTCAATTCAACACCCTCGAGCAACATTTTCTCAAATAGCACTAACCCTTCTTCCCACATACCCTTAGAAGCATATCCGAAAATCATAGAATTCCATGAAAGTGCATCCTTATTGCGCACCTTATTGAACAGGAAACGAGCAACTACAATATCTCCATTTTCCATACATGGAGATCAATGCATTTTGAACACACATAGACCCACCACAGTTGCTGACCAGAATGGAACTATGAACTTCTTTACCAAAACGAAGATTTAGTTGTTCAGCACAGATGGGTACGTAAACTCATCCGGTCTGATCCCGAAATTCAACATTTGTCAGTATTTAGACAGAGCCTCACTTGAGAGCCTATTTCTTATGTATGCAGATATAAGGATATTCCAAACCAAAGGATCCAAAACACTAGATTTCACAGCTATCAAATGTGCGTCAGACAATAGATCAAAAGTTGAGTATAAAGTGACAAGCTTCTTAGGCAGCAATAGACTATGTTGATCCAGACCCAAACTTATGATCTGGGAATGTACCTGCCTACCCTGTTGGAGCAACTTAAGTTTTGAACAAGCTCCTAGTAGGGAATTAATCGGCTCTAAGATCTGATCCTGAGAAGCAGAAAGAGTGACATGAAGCCGGATCAAAGAGAAGGTTCTAAAAGCTTTACCAAGATCACCGTGACTAATGCAGTCCTTTAGAGATGTCAGTAAAGGATGAAACATCAAATATCCCCAAGTTTCAAATGTTTTTTGATACTCTTCCTTGAGTTTCCAATTTCAGCAACTGATTTTGCTCCACTTCAATATGTGAGATATCTTGTTTCTACTTCCTACGAATATACGTCTCAATCAGGAATATTAACCGCCCTCTAGGAGATAACCATTTAGGAGAATGCAGCACGCAGTAGGGATAAATTATTTCCAGAAACATGTGAAAAATGAACCAGCATCTGTGATACATTCACCTCAGACTGATTGGCAACAAATTTTGCTACATTCTCCTCAGACTAAATCTTTTTAGAACTGGCTCACCAATAGTACAAAAAAAGCTTTTGCCTGCAAACATTTTATACAAGTTAGACTGACaaaaatatataagaaaaatggCAGACTGGAGGAACAAAGATGTACATAAAAATATAGAACTCCTTTCATAAACACAAAGTATCTCTGATAATGCTAGTCACATTCAAATAATAACTTTTCCGCTTTCCTAATAATAGAAACATATGGTTCTTACTTCTTGACTTCCTCATTCTAGTAAAAGCTGCTTACCAAAAGTCACTCTTTTGGGAAAAAAGGTTACTAAAAATATATTACTAGCGGCTAGCAATCAATTTCACATAATAGTTCTTCTCCTTCAGAAGCATGACCGTTGCTTCTGTAGATAAACACAACTTACCAAGCTTAACAATCAGAATAGATAAAGATAGACCCCTACCCCTCAGTCTCTCACCTCATACCTACAATGATTCTCAAAAGTGTTGGTATCATTGTGTCAAAGAAAATCATCCACTTACAACAAAAAGAAGGACAACTACAATCCATGACTCTCATCAAGAAAGCTTCATCCTCATGACAAGAACATTACACACTTATCTGCTTGAGTACTAACTCTAATATCGCAGGCTTCGCAGCAAACGTAAGCGGTAAATTAATCACGAAACGAAAAAGAATACACAAAAGAAGAGCAACCCGTACTTAATCAATTCATACATCGCCATACTTTTGAATTGCTCAAAGCAACAAAGCTGAACGCAAAACTAATGAAGACAATGCCCATAATTTGAGCAGCAAAATACAAGCAAACAAATAAGAAAAAACTAACAAAATGCCACCTAACGTTTCTACACATACGAGTTGAATGCAAATGTTATGCCAACGCATATCGCCGCCAATGAATTCTTTTGCTCAAATGAGACCAAAAACAGACAACCAAAGATACGACGCAGAACTAAGAATTATCAAAGTCAATGAATCTGAAAAAACACAAAATCGGAAATCATAAAACAAAAATACTTGGTATTCAACGGGAACGCAAAATATAACTAACTCATTAAGATTTCCACAAGAAAGAAATTCCATGACATGGAATTGAAACACAACTACTCAGTAATAAATTGATGATGGAATTGAAATGCAACTAACTCATTTGGAATTCCACAAATAAGGATTTCCAATAAATACAACTAATAAATTGACAATTGATTTGAAAGGAATGGATATCTCAAGAACGAATAAACATTCCAAAGCGGCTAGCAATCATTTTTACACCAGCAAGGCTCCTCGCTACCAGGACAACGATAACATTTCATCTATATCATAATTTTCTCTTTGTAGTTCAAATAATACAGGAGGTTGTGGAAGAAAAAGCAGTTAGATACCTTCAAAAAAATGGCAATAATGTTTGCAATTTGGCCAAAGGAAACAAAATTTGAGCTATAGGAAACAATTCAGTAAAACATACCAGAACAATATTGTCATGAAATATTCTTTGTCGTCACGcttccaacaacaacaaaagtaaAGCAGATGTTTTTCAGGACATGATAGAATGATACTTCGTAGTAAACAACTACGAGTAACGTAATCAAGGTAGACCAGCAGTTGCAGGAATCATAAACTCTACCAGGAAATATTGAGAATCTTATGAAGCTACTTCGTATTAGATAGAAAGCTTAGTTTTACAGGAAACTtccaattaaacatatacaaAATCTTATAGTTAATTTACAATTTAGTGATTTACCACCAAAAATGGCCTATTTAGCGAATTTCATCCCCTTGAGCCAAAAGCATAATTAAGTGCTTGAATGAATCTAAACAGATCCTTTCAGACGAGACCAGATCTAAACACATGCAAGCCTAACAAGGCATTGTAGTGGCCCTTCTCTATTTCCTCTTCTTTCACCTGATGCAACAGGAGTGACTCGATGATAAAATCTTCTGAATCAATGGTATCATGCTgcttcttcctcttcctccgaCTATATACATTTTCCGCATTGCTAATTTCATCACTACTACAGGATTGAGCATCCAAACCTCTATGCTTAATTGAGTTGCTGGATTTAACAATTGGGGATTAATAATGCTATTAATGCGCCTCTTCGCTACTCTTATCTTTTCTTGCCTCTTTTCAACTGCTTTGCAACCACGAATATATGATAGTGGGAGAGGATCCAATCCAACATCTTTCTCCAATAACTTCTCCAACAAAAGCTTTTCACACAATTCTGATCTCCCACTCCACCACTCATCAAAAAGTTGAGTATCTAACCCACTTAGTCTATCTACATAGTGAACTATATTGTTCTTATTAGTTAGTTTACAGTTAAAAAACTCGGCCTTGAATTTCAAGTACACTTTAGCCAATTCACCATGTGAAACCTTGAGATTCTCACATTCCTCTGCTCCATCTGAACATCCCGAACCACTTGCAGCAGCACTAACACCACCATCAATCCCATCATACGCAACCTCCTTACTCAAACACCTCCCCAAAGATGTCACCCAAATCGAACTCCCCACTCGACTCCGAAAACTTTGTTTTCTCTATCAGCCTATCTTCCATCGATTTCATCTCCATATACTTCAATACATACGGTGCATTCCTCACAATATTCTTAACATTGACATCTTTCCCCCAAGGCAACTTTTGTGCCACCTCCACCATGGCCTCCAAAAGCTCCTTGTACCTCAACTTGCAAGTCCTAATCGCCACATTCTCCTCCTTTGCCACATCCTTCATCCGAACCCGAACTCCATTCACCGCCCCCACGAAAACTAACACTGCCACGACAACAGGCACCGGCCTCCGTCCGGTGGTCAAAAACCACTTAATAGCACATTGAATTACAAAATTCCCCTGCTTTACCATCAAGTCAACCTTCTCTTTATCAATCTCACTAAACCCAGAAAACCCTTTAATTTTCCTCTCCAATAAACCCACCAAATCAAATTCCTTCAACTCTATCCCTAAAAAATCAACTACCTTGTTCACCATTTTCCCCATTTCATACAATTCACACCCCACCGCCACAACAACCTCGGAAATTGGCAATGGTTTATTATTTTGACGCATTACAATACAACAACAAGCACCAACAAGAACATAGAACCAGTTACCTAACCTAAATTCGCCATCAGTGACTTTCTTAACCATTTCTTTGACCTCCCGGGTTCGAGTATCGCCGAACCGGAAGTGATTCACTATGTCATCAATTATCTGATTTGCTTCATAGAGCTTCCGTTCCTTGTAAGAGTAATCAGTCCCGGCACCAGCGGTTCCGACACGAACAAAGGTGCCTTCGGGACCAGAAACACCGCCAAAAGTGTACTGGTAGTCGTCGAAATCTTGAACGATACCGCAAGATGTGCAAACTGTTCCTCCGGTGACTTCATCGGTGGTAAGTGCCTTCGATTTACAACTTCGGCAAGCTGCCATTGAGTTCTTTTGCTCAAATGAGACCAAAAACACACAACTAAAGAGATGACGTAGAACTAATGAATTATCAAAGTCAAAGAATCTGAAAAAACACAAACAATTGGAAATCacaaaacataaataattggtttTAAACTGGAACAAATATGCAACTAACTCATTCAGATTTCCACAAGAAAGGAATTCAATGGAATTGAAATACaactactccgtaataaattGATGATGGAATTGAAATGCAACAAATTCATTTGGAATTCCACAAATAAAGAATTCCAATAAAAACAACTAATAAATTCATAATTGATTTGGAAGGAATGGATatctcaaaaataaaataaacattcCAATGCGGCTAGCAATCATTTTTACACCAGCAAGGATCCTCGCTGTCAGGACAACGATTATGGCTGCAGCAGTCATCTATCTCCGAACCCTCGTCTTTCTAACTTTGATGCAAGGAACAAAACCAGTAACCTTGTGATTGAGTTACTTTCTCCTCCccacattttattttttgtttatcctTTGTAATTAGTTAGGTTGAGTTCTTTGTTTAATTAGCTTAACTTTTTTAATCATACAAACATAATTGCTCAATTACTTGGAAAACCCACCTCACAACTTCACAATTGCCCAATCCAAGTCTAAGCAAATGTTCCTCAACATTTTGCAAGTCACATTTCCATTTTTCAATTGCCAGACcatccaaaattaaaaaaattatacaaacaCAACTTGTCAATCAATGAACCAAAATCAAGCATAATAAAAATTCATTACTATTACATCCAAATTATCAAAACAAATCCCACAAATACACAAATTAACGAATTGAAAATAAAGAGTGTGAGACTAAAGATTATTAAGAGAAGAGACATTACTGAACTGATGATGCTTGATTATACGGTTCCTCACAGGCATCGGAGTCAACTCCTCCCGTCTGCCAAAAGAATAACCGTCATCAGGGAGTTTCCGGCGGCGGCGCCGTCGTGCGAATTACACAATGAATTCTTCGTGTTGTGCGGACGAGCGGctgaagagaaaagaaataatcTAGGTTATTGGGCATTGAAAGGCTGTGGAAATCATCTAcagaataaataaattaaataaataaataaaaagtagaaTGTTGTTGGACTTTTAAAAGGTACCCAATCCGGTCCACCAATAATGTTTCGAGTCCGGATCCTCTATTTCAAATTCGTGTCTGCTGTCCCAACacacaaaaacaaacacaaataAATTATTCATGTTTTGACTCATGCACACTCTCTACCACCTTGATAAATGTCGTTATAGAGTGATAggtttttttactttatttttaaaaaataaggtTTATTTACCTATTAAGAATTTCGAGAAtgattttttaataaatttcaATCAAAAAGTTAATTTTAGATGAGAAATCATATACTACTCATTGGAATTTCCCCCATCTTAACCAACAAGTCACCAAGTTCATCACAATAAATGTAATTAATCCATATTTTGTGTGTTGGGGCAGTAGACGTGATACAAATTTGGGACAGAGATCCAGACTCCAATGTTTTATACTTCGTATCCTATTTTTGAAGTTTTGTCAATTGCCAATTTTATTAATGACGACGAATATAATGAATTTTTATTTCTTACATAAATTTAAAAGTTAAACAAAGAGTAAAgttttagttaagttttgtCCATTTAGTTTAGCTTATTACAAATTGTTACTTGGTAAAGATTTACGCGGGATTCAAAAAGAGTTTAATATTTCGACCACAATCAGATGAGATCATCTTCATTACGGCTACAAGCTACTACAAATCTATTGACCCCCTCGTTAAATAAGGATGTAAAATAGAATGATTAAGAGAGGTATAAAGAATGTTTAGTTTTTctccaaaataattttttatttgattcaattgtTATGTAATTGGATTCGATCTCTGTGTAGATGTCACAGTACTTTTTATCattgaattaatttgattatagAAATAAAGTTGGTGAAgctaaaaaaaaactaattgatATTTATATATTGCCAAAAATAGGAACCAAACAATGGATGACTTTGTAATGGCTACAACAAATTTGTAGCCATTGTAATCCTTAAATATGAACCGTAAAAATTTAATACTAAAACATAGCCATTCATTTAGttgattaataaataataaacatataaaatatgtttACAACAAAATTAGTTGACCTATTTTCTTTTTGTAAAAGAAAATTacttttaaattgaaaaactagTAATGTATCTTGTATCTGTTGATTCAATTTTACTATTCTTCCTCAACGCCTTCCTAGGTTCCTCCCATTCCTTTTGGTAGATTATCAATTTTACTATTTCCTCCAAGAAAGACAATGATGATACTTTGACATCCCAAAAAAAATTGCccttaaaaaaattaaacgggAATAGTGTTGATTAATTGTCAAAAATTTGCCCTAAAAAATTGATCAAATTTTTTTGGTGGAAGGGCCAAAGAACCGAGTAAAACATTGTGTATAATACAACTTTGATTTTACAGAGTACAAGTTAATTTCAAAAGTAGGTTGATtcttaaactacaaaaatgaaatgAGTTGCTGCAGAGTAAAAACACAATCGCCTGGATTGTGGTTAGTGGTTTGGGGGGGGATTTTTATGGGAGAAGGACCAATTTAGGGGGTAACTTTTCGATTGAGCTAGGTTTGACATCTCAAGGGTGATAATTACTTGAGTAATTTTTGCTTCTACAATTGTAtttgatattaaattatttatccaCCTCGTGCTTATTAGTAATTATTCCAATTAGTGGACATTAACATTTGATCTCCATTTGAGctttacatcaaacaaaaaagtaaaaaaaaatcattcaaCACTTCTTCTCATCAAATTGAacatgcaagtaaatttagcaGTATTATATTTTCAGTTCATGGGTAATCAAAAGAAGATTGATGAGATAGATCTAGATTTTGTGGAATATAAACCAATTgctgaataaaaaaaaatagagctGTTAAAATTGGTAATACAAGtaatcaaaatcaaaaattgaaagaaGTAGAAACCTGGAATCAAATTAGTGACCAATTGAAGTACATGGATAATCGAACTCCATGGCCATGGATTCATGGAAGGGAGAGAAGGGAAGAAAATTTCTGGGTTTTGAAATAACAACAATTGGAGGAGATGAGTCGGAAAATGATAAATGACTGATGGGTTTGGGTGAAATGTTACCCGAGTAATTGTTAACCTAAGGGGACGCTGGGTAATAGATTCCCCTCATTCTATTCAGTTGCGTATacg
This sequence is a window from Spinacia oleracea cultivar Varoflay chromosome 1, BTI_SOV_V1, whole genome shotgun sequence. Protein-coding genes within it:
- the LOC110793220 gene encoding pentatricopeptide repeat-containing protein At1g71490-like; translated protein: MEEKDIISWNSIISGYARYGKYEETSFLFREMLLCGFRPNYVIIASILPLCARVANLQHGKELHCFIIKHQEFSEYLLSWNALVEMYARAAKISEAQKVFNLLSRKDVITYTSLITGYGVLGEGEVAFKLFEEMNSSGIKPDIINNLVAVLSAYSHSGLVIQGQLLFEKMWTVYGIRPCLEHYACMVDFFGRSGLLKKAEEIIRRMSYEPSVDIWATVIGACQIHRNIDLGEWAAEKLLELMPRNPGYYVLIANMYAAAGCWDKLAKVRTFMRELGVLKPPGCAWVDIGSGFEPFLVGDPSMELSYAIYPTLEGLFEHMKDAGYIDVFVIDHADFVEYDKNVTKRLNKLLKRHIHSKNLHKYFMGNRRRMQGAKERDELLGGAVCRQNHLAASFPRFSVESPQLFVRHHSSLSAALSSPAFICPPATKLKSTGFHVASSNHGIISSLIPFTTSRSRVLSSNPLFGVLRACVGASTTIIVASLSALATASASASASANGPHLHLYNQCRTTICTGCPTGTTWYRQNSP
- the LOC130466297 gene encoding uncharacterized protein is translated as MDVNSSDQKSQEKWDEILQKCKEDLVKNIMEGLSPIFSLLRQELKEIKEKFTEIREEILKEEEKKVVANSEVVEVEVVEHANLQRSGSRENLPFVTGGNAEAPDAGKGASCCSFVVKDFGGRMSGGQGLGGYAGGVSDVLIRNRKKRKFERGGAGGSGSGGGPGLARQGRVSGDVGVLLDRQPVEVFEHGGPGFFNEKCNLGGGTTTCGGLEKEGGRFVKGGSGASGSGGGPGYSAGGCLEVGVAGSMTGGRRWSVKAAFQKNQGEEVYGRTTVELVVGLLKNPNVEDKGSMVKGLIDGTTGFNVFRPLATDTTKEIQENGPAYFEPKLNKLTVGLMSFRSISISNENHTSSTHSSTHNYRNQHNPIYVSCSLWYNPNPNTIPPDPYSLYTYHLNYTTHFNQNSILFHDQLMNFYFIAKLMPITLTITNEVLQNKWQQNFEDDKMQLYSMLKHLEDKLQFIQQLALSLGRKEDKDHCYRRQEVSANFYPP